From the Prunus dulcis chromosome 4, ALMONDv2, whole genome shotgun sequence genome, one window contains:
- the LOC117626205 gene encoding scopoletin 8-hydroxylase, translating to MAPSFEDGNSLFNFVVRDGNGVKGMVDLGLSKVPEQYIQPPHERIVKLNAIYADELSPIDLSKLDGPDHDQVADAIVNAAEVLGFFQVVNHGMPVELLESLKNAAHDFFGQAPEKKAAYRKGVSPSPYVKYGTSFVPEKEKALEWKDYVSMVYSSDVDALTYWPNECKEVALEYLKFSMDMVKKILKVLIAKLGVTLEDSKIEALIGLRMVNMNFYPTCPDPELTVGVGRHSDMGTLTVLLQDGIGGLYVKVEEDMDAGRKGEWIEISPVPGALVINIGDTLQILSNGRYKSAEHRVRTTSTKSRVSVPIFTIPKQTERIGPLPEVVKNDGVARYREVVFEDYMTNFFGNAHAGKKSLEYAQIIISSTST from the exons ATGGCTCCAAGTTTCGAAGATGGAAACTCACTGTTCAACTTTGTTGTCAGAGATGGCAATGGTGTAAAGGGCATGGTGGACTTAGGCCTATCGAAAGTGCCTGAACAATACATACAACCGCCCCATGAGCGCATAGTGAAGCTAAATGCAATCTATGCAGATGAGCTCTCACCAATCGATTTGTCAAAGCTAGATGGGCCTGACCATGACCAAGTAGCAGATGCCATTGTTAATGCTGCTGAGGTTCTTGGGTTCTTCCAAGTTGTGAACCACGGCATGCCTGTGGAGTTGCTAGAGTCCCTTAAAAATGCTGCACATGATTTCTTCGGGCAGGCGCCGGAGAAGAAGGCTGCTTATCGGAAAGGTGTGAGCCCTAGCCCATACGTGAAGTATGGGACGAGCTTTGTGCCCGAGAAGGAGAAGGCATTGGAGTGGAAGGACTATGTAAGCATGGTGTATTCCAGTGATGTTGATGCTCTCACTTACTGGCCTAACGAGTGCAA GGAAGTTGCACTTGAGTACCTGAAGTTTTCTATGGATATGGTAAAGAAAATACTGAAAGTCTTGATTGCAAAGCTTGGAGTGACACTAGAAGACTCAAAAATTGAAGCGCTCATTGGCTTGAGGATGGTTAACATGAATTTCTACCCAACATGCCCTGATCCAGAACTCACTGTCGGAGTTGGGCGTCACTCGGACATGGGAACCTTAACTGTGCTACTGCAAGATGGAATTGGTGGTTTGTATGTGAAAGTTGAAGAAGACATGGATGCTGGAAGAAAGGGAGAGTGGATTGAGATCTCACCTGTCCCTGGTGCTCTGGTCATCAACATTGGAGATACATTACag ATACTTAGTAATGGAAGGTACAAAAGTGCTGAACACAGAGTGCGTACCACAAGCACCAAATCAAGAGTGTCTGTTCCAATTTTCACCATCCCAAAGCAAACAGAAAGAATTGGGCCACTCCCTGAGGTGGTGAAGAATGATGGAGTTGCTCGTTACCGTGAGGTGGTGTTTGAAGATTATATGACCAACTTTTTTGGCAATGCGCATGCGGGGAAGAAGTCTCTTGAGTATGCACAGATTATTATTAGCTCCACCTCCACTTGA